In Nicotiana tabacum cultivar K326 chromosome 11, ASM71507v2, whole genome shotgun sequence, a single window of DNA contains:
- the LOC107813404 gene encoding uncharacterized protein LOC107813404, producing the protein MGSQNKEEENLVQQKKKSSLRSKAAHFVSDFATVILNPISDKPLKPRPPPLPEDGSDSEGSKHESYAEEDAKDLIDGPDTSSFTAFLYSLLSTSGSVSKSNSSGKQDESTPEPIMKEPGRRKSILSRGKQSLGRAFHGVARLGGFRNQGSAQGSSEMVFDDGSNSKVTGDDQIPLEDMNQKLPQSNLPETSEPSMLLSEKARSALYAALPVLVQDRKWVLLYSTWRNGISLSTLYRRSLLWHGISLLVVGDRNGAVFGGLVDAPLRATTKRRYQGTNNSFVFSNVSGQPVIFRPTGVNRYFTVCSTEYLALGGGGHFALYLDGDLLTGSSATSETYGNSCLAHTEDFEVKEVELWGFVYTSKYEEMVTLLRTEAPGICRW; encoded by the exons ATGGGTAGTCAaaacaaagaagaggaaaatcttgTTCAGCAGAAGAAGAAGAGTTCATTAAGGAGTAAAGCAGCACACTTTGTATCAGATTTTGCCACTGTTATTCTCAACCCCATTTCTGATAAACCCTTAAAGCCTCGTCCGCCTCCTCTACCC GAAGATGGATCTGATTCAGAGGGAAGTAAGCATGAGTCATATGCAGAGGAAGATGCCAAGGATTTAATTGatggtcctgatacatcttctttCACCGCATTTCTATATTCTCTGCTGTCGACCTCAGGATCTGTGAGTAAGTCTAACAGTAGTGGCAAGCAAGACGAGTCAACACCTGAACCTATAATGAAGGAACCTGGCAGAAGAAAAAGTATACTTTCCAGGGGTAAACAGTCCCTTGGTAGAGCGTTTCACGGAGTCGCTAGACTAGGTGGCTTTAGAAATCAGGGTTCTGCACAGGGCAGTTCTGAGATGGTGTTTGATGATGGAAGTAATTCCAAAGTTACTGGAGATGATCAGATACCCTTGGAAGATATGAATCAGAAACTTCCTCAGAGCAATCTTCCGGAAACTTCTGAGCCTTCAATGCTCCTCTCTGAGAAGGCTAGAAGTGCTCTTTATGCTGCATTACCGGTGCTTGTGCAGGACAGGAAGTGGGTCTTGTTATACAG TACATGGAGAAATGGAATATCACTCTCAACGTTATATAGGAGAAGCCTACTCTGGCATGGCATCAGTCTGCTG GTTGTTGGGGATCGTAACGGTGCTGTATTTGGTGGCCTAGTTGATGCACCTTTAAGGGCAACTACTAAGAGAAGATATCAG GGTACAAATAATTCATTTGTTTTCTCAAATGTATCTGGCCAACCTGTTATATTTCGACCCACAG GTGTCAATCGCTATTTCACTGTCTGCTCCACCGAGTATTTAGCTTTGGGAGGTGGTGGTCATTTTGCTCTCTACTTAGATGGGGATCT GCTAACAGGTTCAAGTGCAACATCAGAAACTTATGGAAATTCTTGTTTGGCACATACTGAAGACTTTGAAGTAAAGGAAGTTGAG TTATGGGGCTTTGTATATACTTCCAAGTACGAAGAGATGGTTACCCTTTTGCGAACGGAGGCACCTGGAATTTGCCGCTGGTAA